One genomic region from Thunnus maccoyii chromosome 16, fThuMac1.1, whole genome shotgun sequence encodes:
- the gpx2 gene encoding glutathione peroxidase 2 gives MTFIAKTFYDLRATTLEGDPVDFNVFRGRVVLIENVASLUGTTTRDFSQLNQLQSKYPHRLVVLGFPCNQFGYQENCTNGEILNLLQHVRPGGGFQPNFTIFEKCDVNGTNTHPVFAYLKDKLPYPDDDPYSLMQDPKFLVWSPISRMDISWNFEKFLIGPEGEPFKRYSKMFPTIDIEPDIQRLLRLTKT, from the exons ATGACGTTCATCGCCAAGACCTTCTACGACCTGAGAGCCACCACACTGGAGGGAGACCCGGTGGACTTCAACGTGTTCAGGGGACGGGTGGTCCTGATAGAGAATGTGGCCTCGCTCTGAGGCACCACCACCCGGGACTTCAGCCAGCTCAACCAGCTTCAGAGCAAGTACCCCCATCGGCTGGTGGTCCTGGGTTTTCCTTGTAACCAGTTTGGATATCAG gaGAACTGCACCAATGGCGAGATTCTGAATTTACTGCAGCATGTGCGTCCAGGTGGTGGCTTTCAGCCAAACTTCACCATCTTTGAGAAGTGTGATGTCAATGGAACAAACACGCATCCTGTCTTTGCCTATCTGAAAGACAAACTCCCCTATCCTGATGACGACCCCTACTCCCTCATGCAGGACCCCAAATTTCTGGTGTGGAGTCCCATCAGCAGGATGGACATCTCTTGGAACTTTGAGAAATTTCTCATTGGGCCAGAGGGAGAGCCCTTTAAAAGATACAGCAAAATGTTCCCCACCATTGACATAGAGCCTGACATTCAAAGACTGTTAAGATTAACTAAGACCTAA
- the LOC121880898 gene encoding ras-related protein Rab-15-like, translating into MAKQYDFLFRLLMLGDSGVGKTCMLRRFTESEFDPTHISTIGVDFKMKTLEIDGIKVRVQIWDTAGQERYQTITKQYYRRAQGIIFVYDITNEPSFQHIAKWASDVDECAPDKVQRILVGNKSDEEPMRRVTKTEGSKLAETYGMDFFETSASTGSNISESFTRVTELVLQAHKRDVDNLLGSLDDYLDKVALEEEKGRQDNEENIQRTCAC; encoded by the exons ATGGCTAAACAGTACGACTTCTTGTTCAGGCTGCTCATGCTGGGAGACTCTGGCGTTGGAAAGACGTGCATGTTGCGCAGGTTTACGGAGAGTGAGTTTGACCCGACACATATTTCCACCATCG gagttgattttaaaatgaaaacactagAAATAGATGGAATCAAGGTGCGAGTACAGATATG GGACACGGCTGGCCAGGAACGTTATCAGACCATCACCAAACAGTACTACAGACGTGCACAG GGTATCATCTTTGTTTACGACATCACAAATGAGCCATCGTTTCAGCACATAGCGAAGTGGGCCAGTGATGTGGATGAA TGTGCCCCAGACAAGGTGCAGAGGATCTTAGTAGGAAACAAGTCTGATGAGGAACCCATGAGGCGAGTGACGAAGACAGAAGGAAGCAAG CTAGCAGAAACCTATGGAATGGACTTCTTTGAGACCAGTGCTTCGACCGGCAGTAATATCAGTGAG TCATTCACCCGTGTGACAGAACTGGTGCTGCAGGCTCACAAGAGAGACGTGGACAACTTGTTAGGATCTCTGGATGATTATCTGGATAAAGTGGCtctggaggaagagaagggtAGACAAGATAATGAGGAGAACATTCAGAGAACCTGCGCCTGTTAG